The DNA sequence CCCGGTAGACCACCGGTTCTCCAAACACTTCCACTTCCTGAACGTCAGTATCTACCTGCGCCTTCCCATCTTTAACTGCCTCTCCGTTTACTTTCAATGCTCCCTGTTTTAAAAACTTCTTCACTTCTTTTCTCGAACCATACCCTAAGTGGGATAGTAATTTATCTGCTCTCATTTTTATGCCTCCGGTGGTGTGAATATTTAATTACTATTTTCAGCTGCCCGTTAAACCGTTTCGATAACCAAGCAGGATATATAAGGAGTTTTCTATATTAGTAGGCGTCTGCTGTCCTGTCTTTTTTTTACCATGAGCTGGAGTCGACATGGGGCGACTCCAGGGCGAAGTAGGACGAGCCGAAGATCCATCCTCCCGACCGCAGGGAGGAAGGGATTAGCTGAGGCCGGCCCTGCGCCCCCATGGAAACGAAAGCGCACGTTCATCGATTCAATACTTTATTTTCAAGGCAGCCTCAAACTTAATAATACGGACCGCTTATTTCTGAACAGACAAAAGAAAAACCCGGCGCACTTAAAAGGCAGACCGGGTGCTTTTCTATTAATCATCATCTCCGAACATAAAATACTTCGTACGGATGTTTACATTCAAAACAAGCCCGACGGCAATCATATTTGTTACCAGGGCGCTCCCTCCATAACTAACAAACGGAAGAGCAAGACCGGTAATTGGGACGACGCCAATCGTCATTCCAATATTCTGGAAAATTTGGAAGACGAGCAGTCCGACCACGCCGGCCACGAGATAAGAGCCGAACGTATTATTACACGTAAAAGCTATCATTACCATTCTGTAAAGAAGCAGAAAGTAGATAACGATAAGAATCGTTGCGCCTATAAAACCAAATTCTTCAGCAATGACAGTAAAAATAAAATCTGTATGAAGTTCCGGGATAGCACCGCTCTGCGATTTTATCCCTTCCACAAATCCGCTTCCAAAAAGCTGGCCTGCTCCAATTCCCTGCAGCGCATGGAACAATTGATATCCTTCTCCGCTGACATTAGCAGACGGATCAAGCCAGGCATAAATTCTGCTCAGCTGGTGTGGTTTTATCACCTGGGAAAACAGGGAGAAAAAATTGTTGTGCATCCAGATGAGAAAAGCAATTCCTCCGAGAACCAGGCTGATAAGCAGGCTGATAATACGAAAGCTCACCCCAGCCATGATAACCATAATAAACATGATCGAACCGATGACGAGTGCCGTTCCCAGATCCGGCTGAATTAAAATCAGCAGAAAAGGCGGAGTTCCCAGAGCAAGAATTTTACCTACGACAATAAAATCGGATTTGAGCGTTTTAGGACGCGGTTTTTTTGTAATCAAAAACAACAGATGGGCCATCGATATGATAATAAAGATTTTTACGAATTCTGAAGGCTGAAATGTAAATACCCCCGGGATCCCGATCCATCTCTGCGCTCCGTTAACTTCAATTCCAAAGAAATGAACAAGAACTAACAGAAAAATACTTACGCCATAAAGAGGAATAGAAAATTTCTTCAGCAACTCATAATCCACCAGCATTGCTGCCCCCATAAGCAGGGACCCTATCGCAAACCAGATAATCTGACGCTGAACGAAAGAACTTGCCGGAACGTTATACTGTTCCGAAGAGGCTGCACTGAAAATTGCAATAAGGCTGATGCACATTAATACAAATAAAAAGAACAGAAGTGAGTAATCTAACTGTTGTAACGGACTTTTACGCTCTTGCATCTTTTCACCTTCTTACACGCTGCGGACTTTAGGCCGCTGCGGTTTCGGCACACGTTCGTGCTCTTCGATTTTTTCTGAATTTTCCTGACGCTGACGTTCTGTTCTTCTTGATATGTTTGCTAAAATACCCAGTCCTGCCATCGTAACGAGCAGGGAGGAACCCCCGTAGCTCAGGAAAGGAAAAGGAATACCTGTAATTGGCAGCACACCGCTTACCGCGCCGCTGTTGAAGATGACCTGAATAGCAAGCTGAGTAACGATTCCAAAAGCTAAAAGACTACCGAAAGCATCTTTGCATCGTACACCAATAAGTGCTCCCCGGTAAATAATAAAACTTAATCCGCCAAAAGCGAGAAGAATGCCAAAGATACCAAGCTCTTCACTGACGATAGCCAGAATAAAGTCCGTGTGAGCTTCCGGAAGATAAAAGAGCTTTTGAACACTCTGGCCAAAACCGGCTCCCGAAAGTCCTCCATGGGCGATAGCAATATAGGACTGTACAAGCTGAAATCCGTCTGTCTGCTCCAGTTCAAAAGCATTTCGAAAACCAACGAGACGGTTCATGCGGTATTCGGC is a window from the Alkalicoccus halolimnae genome containing:
- the rodA gene encoding rod shape-determining protein RodA — protein: MQERKSPLQQLDYSLLFFLFVLMCISLIAIFSAASSEQYNVPASSFVQRQIIWFAIGSLLMGAAMLVDYELLKKFSIPLYGVSIFLLVLVHFFGIEVNGAQRWIGIPGVFTFQPSEFVKIFIIISMAHLLFLITKKPRPKTLKSDFIVVGKILALGTPPFLLILIQPDLGTALVIGSIMFIMVIMAGVSFRIISLLISLVLGGIAFLIWMHNNFFSLFSQVIKPHQLSRIYAWLDPSANVSGEGYQLFHALQGIGAGQLFGSGFVEGIKSQSGAIPELHTDFIFTVIAEEFGFIGATILIVIYFLLLYRMVMIAFTCNNTFGSYLVAGVVGLLVFQIFQNIGMTIGVVPITGLALPFVSYGGSALVTNMIAVGLVLNVNIRTKYFMFGDDD